From Styela clava chromosome 6, kaStyClav1.hap1.2, whole genome shotgun sequence, one genomic window encodes:
- the LOC120331952 gene encoding N-acetylaspartate synthetase-like: MEFIENYDTLIVGTIALKTQEDVTNRQPISTIKLKRMSVSSNFRGKGIGRKLLAHAVDEASALSYNRIILVCTEMQMPAISMYLTHGFITTRIINKPLMFVLLGINIHYMEKKL, encoded by the exons ATggaatttatagaaaattatGATACGTTAATAGTCGGgacaattgctttgaaaactCAAGAAGACGTTACTAATCGACAACCAATATCCACTATCAAATTAAAA agAATGTCTGTATCATCAAACTTCAGAGGAAAAGGAATCGGAAGAAAATTGCTTGCACATGCCGTAGATGAAGCTTCTGCATTGAGCTACAATCGAATCATACTGGTTTGCACTGAGATGCAAATGCCTGCTATTTCGATGTATTTAACTCATGGATTTATTACGACGAGAATTATTAACAAACCCCTAATGTTTGTGCTTCTTGGTATTAATATTCATTATATGgaaaagaaattgtaa
- the LOC120331391 gene encoding uncharacterized protein LOC120331391, translating to MCTNYLKTQFENNIRVMERKDFDETIKMISDNLYGLWLQNLKDCFRQNIKAQNILLAVTTGLMILLDGDICTFIFIIFAQESSLALAYMLKFYIGIENELKDLRHIGVASKKYIKFWILDGIINNQKQIVASVALTTTCDKDYDSTQTVELKRLSVTPNLRRMKIGSKMLEHALQKATEMGFQRMVLYCSDRQPPAIELYKRFGFKTFKIIDKTMFSVLSGVRLLYMEKDLH from the exons ATGTGCACGAATTATTTGAAAACacaatttgaaaacaatatcCGTGTGATGGAGAGGAAGGATtttgacgaaacaataaaaatgatcagCGACAACTTGTACGGACTAtggctacaaaatttaaaagatTGTTTTAGACAGAACATAAAGGCCCAG AACATTCTACTCGCTGTCACCACAGGGCTAATGATTTTGCTTGATGGAGACATCTGTacgtttatttttatcattttcgcTCAAGAGTCGTCGCTGGCGTTAGCAT ACATGTTAAAATTCTACATTGGTATTGAAAACGAACTGAAGGACTTGAGACATATTGGAGTAGCTTcgaaaaaatacattaaattctGGATATTAGATGGAATCATAAATAACCAAAAACAGATTGTTGCATCCGTTGCGCTTACGACAACTTGCGACAAAGATTATGATTCAACGCAAACAGTGGAATTAAAG AGATTATCTGTCACGCCTAATCTACGAAGAATGAAAATTGGCTCCAAGATGCTTGAGCATGCTCTACAGAAAGCTACAGAAATGGGATTTCAGCGTATGGTGCTTTACTGCTCAGACAGGCAACCGCCAGCTATTGAATTGTACAAAAGATTTGGATTCAAAACATTTAAGATTATTGATAAAACAATGTTTTCCGTTCTGTCCGGGGTACGTTTATTGTACATGGAAAAGGATCTACATTAA
- the LOC144424548 gene encoding N-acetylaspartate synthetase-like, which translates to MTMITTMFTAIFDGNIIISSITELLFVFIASILQFINTVESQINDLNDFDEIKNTYPRFWVMEFIENYDTFIVGTVALKTQEDVTNRQPISTIKLKRMSVSSNFRKGIGRKLLAHAVDEASALSYNRIILVCTEMQMPAISMYLTHGFITTRIINKPLMFVLLGINIHYMEKKL; encoded by the exons ATGACTATGATTACCACTATGTTTACGGCAATATTTGACGGAAACATCATAATTTCTTCGATAACTGAATTACTTTTTGTGTTTATTGCTA GTATTTTGCAATTTATCAACACAGTCGAAAGTCAGATAAATGATCTCAATGATTTTGATGAAATCAAAAACACATACCCGAGATTTTGGGTGATggaatttatagaaaattatGATACGTTTATAGTCGGGACAGTTGCTTTGAAAACTCAAGAAGACGTTACTAATCGACAACCAATATCCACTATCAAATTAAAA agAATGTCTGTATCATCAAACTTCAGAAAAGGAATCGGAAGAAAATTGCTTGCACATGCCGTAGATGAAGCTTCTGCATTGAGCTACAATCGAATCATACTGGTTTGCACTGAGATGCAAATGCCTGCTATTTCGATGTATTTAACTCATGGATTTATTACGACGAGAATTATTAACAAACCCCTAATGTTTGTGCTTCTTGGTATTAATATTCAttatatggaaaaaaaattgtaa
- the LOC144424237 gene encoding catechol O-methyltransferase-like: MNQGLRIRGFQREDLPIVREIVRNGIYGHSYIGVKIRCWRNCKVQVRVVLGDAHEVISQLKEKYGIEKIDLVLLDNGCENYKGNLVEMLDARLIQKSSVGLCDNILYPVFAEARDYKEFVRAHKRFHSTFFDTHLEYTPNVKDGIEKSTYLG; this comes from the exons ATGAATCAAGGATTGCGAATTCGCGGATTTCAAAGAGAAGATCTCCCCATAGTAAGGGAAATTGTTAGAAACGGAATATACGGACATTCTTATATAGGAGTGAAAATAAGATGCTGGAGAAATTGTAAAGTTCAG GTGAGAGTTGTATTAGGAGACGCACATGAAGTAATTTCACAGCTTAAGGAAAAGTATGGGATTGAAAAAATTGACTTGGTGTTGCTCGATAACGGCTGTGAAAACTACAAAGGCAATCTGGTAGAAATGCTTGATGCTCGTTTAATACAGAAAAGCAGCGTCGGTCTTTGTGACAACATTTTATACCCAG TCTTTGCAGAAGCAAGAGATTACAAGGAGTTTGTCCGGGCGCATAAAAGATTTCATAGTACTTTCTTCGACACACATCTGGAATACACACCAAACGTAAAAGACGGAATAGAGAAATCTACTTACTTAggataa
- the LOC120331460 gene encoding N-acetyltransferase family 8 member 3-like, which produces MLLLDEDIWTFIFIILAQESSLALACVLKFYRDIGNELRDLRHVGVVAKKYTKFWVLDGIINNQKQIVGSVALATPDGEVYDQKTTVALKRLSVTPNLRRMKIGSKMLEHAIHQATKLGFQRMVLYCGDRQQPALKLYKKYGFEITKIIDRTILSVLPDVPILCMEKQLR; this is translated from the exons ATGCTTTTGCTTGATGAAGACATCTGGACgttcatttttatcatcttAGCTCAAGAATCGTCGCTGGCATTGGCAT GCGTTTTAAAATTCTACAGGGATATTGGAAACGAACTAAGGGACTTAAGGCATGTTGGAGTAGTTGCGAAAAAATATACTAAATTCTGGGTGTTAGATGGAATCATAAATAATCAAAAACAGATTGTTGGATCCGTTGCTCTTGCTACACCTGATGGTGAAGTCTACGACCAAAAAACAACAGTGGCTTTGAAg AGATTATCTGTCACGCCAAATCTACGAAGAATGAAAATTGGTTCCAAGATGCTTGAGCATGCTATACACCAAGCTACAAAATTGGGATTTCAGCGTATGGTGCTTTATTGCGGAGACAGGCAACAGCCGGCcctaaaattatacaaaaaatatggaTTTGAAATAACCAAGATTATCGATAGAACAATCTTATCTGTTCTGCCCGATGTGCCGATACTTTGCATGGAGAAGCAACTACGTTAA